In Candidatus Bathyarchaeum sp., the DNA window ACCCACGCGTTTTAATTAGCATTTGATTTGTGCTATCTAATTATTAGGATTGGGATTGGGGCATGTAATGTTACTCCGTGGCTTACGCTTCCGAGAAGGATTTCTTTAATTTTGCTTATTCCTCTAGCGCCCATAACAATTAAATCAAAATTATTTTCTTTGGCCATTTTGATTATTTCTTCAACAATGTGTCCCTCTTTTTGTACTGTTTCAACCTGAAGTCCTTCAGCAATTGCTCTCTTTTTGCCTTGTGCTAAAATCACTTCGCTTATTTTCCGAATTTCATTAACATAATCAAAAACCTGCGACGGCGTTACTTTAAATGAACTAGCTGAATACACGTTAATCAACGTGATTTTTCCATCAAACTTTTTTGCTATTTGAATCGCCTTTTCTAAAGCGCGTAATGAATGTTCAGATCCATCTACTGGAACTAAAATTTTATCAAAACCGGACATAAACTCCCCAACGGTAATGTTTTACGCCGACTAGATATACCTTTCCTAACTTTTTACTGTTAGTTTACTTTATGATGCGTTAATGCTCGTGAGCAAAAACATGGAGTATATAAAGAGCAAAACTGCGCCTTCTTTCCAACCTATTTTTTCGTTTGATAAGAAATACGATAAGAAAACATTAGCAACTAATGAGAATATGATTAAATTTGTAAAAATGGCTATTTCAACGCTGAAAGGTGCGGCTACCAAGGTTACACCTAAAATTAGAGTGATGTTCATGAAACAACTCCCAACGATGTTGCCTAGTGCAAGGTCTGCGTGACCTTTTTTGATGGCGTCTATGCTGGTGACTAATTCGGGTAGGCTTGTTCCAATGGCAACTATGGTTGCACCAATAATGACTTTGGGGACTCCTATGCTTGTGGCTAGATATGAACCGGTCTCAACAATAAAATAAGAGCTTGCAACAACCCCTGCTGAACCTAAAACTGCCATTAATATGTATTTTTTTATTTTATTCTTTTCACCTTCAAGGGGTGGCCCAGGGATGGTGGTTCTTGTTTTGGATATCCGATAAATGTTGTAGCTGAAAATTAATAATAGGCTAATGCCAATAAGTTGGCTTGCAGACCCTATATACAGTAACGCCAAGGGAATAACTGAAGCAACCAATAATGCAAAATGTAGCTCTCGTGTTTCCTCTTTGACCATTGCTGGGAGAAACTTGGCGTTGTCTGAATATTTTACGGCAATAAGTACAAAGATTGTTCCAAGCACTAGACCTATGTTTGCTATGTTTGAACCTAGAACATTTCCGATGGATATGCCTACATTTTCTGGTTCCATTATTGCGAATATGGCGACAAACAGTTCAGGTAATGATGTGGAAAAAGCAACAAGAACAAAACCTACAGTTGCTTTTCCTAAACCTGTAGCTCCAGCAATTTTTACGGAGTGCTTAATCGTCAAGTTGCTAGTTTGGTTTAGGGCAAACAAGGCAACAATAAGAATTAACAAATTGCCGAGTAATCCTAACTCTTCAAAAATTTTCCATTCCCCGTTAAGCTCAAACTCAGTTTAGTTGCCATTGCTTAAGGTTAAGGGCTACTAATATTTATTTGAGCAGGTGCTTACTGCATTTTTAGTAATTTTTTCCAGATGATTTTTTTTAGAGTTTAAATATTTAAACCCATATCCTTATAAACGCGTAAGTGCATAATAGTATATATGGATAAGCAAAGTAAGGTGAAAAAAATGATAACGAAAACAAAACTAGAACTCATCATAAGGCAATTTGCTTATTGGAAAAACATCTAGCCTTTAGGGGCTTGCAACAAAATAAAATATTAAAATTGGTGTGGCTGGTAATTGAAATGGGGCGAATAAGCGCAGTAATCTCTGATGAACTGGAAAAGTCGCTCAGGTTCAAGACCCTTGAGCGGTTTGGCGGCAAAAAAGGTGACCTATCCCGAGCTGTTGAAGAAGCAATAACAAAGTGGGTTGACAAAGAAGAATAGACGCCTGCTCGATAAAAGACCCGAAAATATTCATTTTTTCTCAAAAAAAATTCAGGCCACATAAAAACTTTCAGTATGCGCACGGGTGGGGTAAACTGAAAAATAGGGGGTAAAAAAATGAGTTTGAAACCTAAAATTATTCAAATAGAGAAAGTTCCAGAAAATAATGACGCTAAAGCATGGACAACATTCGATCAAAAAATAAATGATTTAGCAAACGAAGGATTCAGTGTAGCGTTTACAACAGTAGCATATATTGTATTGACCAAAAAGACTGCTTCAACTAGAAGAGAAGAATAACTTCAAAGAACGATAAGGAAATCGTGTGAAATGCATTTTTTGTGGGTGACCGCCCACAAATGCACTCAAAATTTTTTCAACAAAGGCATCCGCATATTTTTACCCTGCAGCAATGAAGGCACAATATAGCAAGATTACTACAATAATTGTAAAATTAATTAATGAATCAAGTTCGATAAATGAAAAACCTAACAAAATTTGAATGATGATTAGATATGTCTACAAAAATATGGAAACCTCATCCACTATCCACAACAATAGTTGAAATTTTGAAAAGAAAAAGCCCTTTGACAGATGTAGATCTTTACGAACTGATTAAAGCTGTTCATGAAGAATCAGGATTTGCAGACTTAAACAAAAGCTTGATGCGCTTGGAAATACAAGGCATAGTCTACGTTTCTACGCGTACAAAAGGAAAGCGAATGATTGAATTATTGAATTGATGCATACATGAGAACATCAACAAGCGTATTAATTCTCATCATTATTTTGTTCAAAACTTTCTGTTCTGGATTTTAAAAACTATTTTATAATTAATTCTTAAATTATACTATAATTATGATTTTAAACTATAAAATTTTGAAAAATAATTGTTTGATGCTATTTATACAATCATATTATTTATATTTGACATTACATCTTAAATTACTTGTGAGCGACGGAATGACTAGTACAAAAAGACAGAAGACCAAACGCATGGATACTGACAAAGCTGAACAAAAGATTGAACGCGAAACAGGAGACATTTATGATGACAAACAGAGAGGAGACATGTTAACCTCAGATGGAATTACTGCTGCTGAAAATGCGTTCATGCAGGGCAGAGGGATGAATCTAAAAAAGAGGAAAATGTCTTCACATAAAGACACGGTTTCAGTTAATCTCGCAGCCGAAGAATACACTGAAGATTAAATCCGTATAGCGATTAATTGTACATCTGTGGATGCAGAAATTGAAATTTACCGTTTTCTGATCGATCCCCACATGGTAGCTTCTTGATTTTGTTAAAATTTATAGACTCCACGTTTTCAACCAAAATTCCTTTCGCACCACATTTTTTACATTCATAAAATATGTTCGACTTTGCTTTACGCATATAATCACCTCCACGGGTTGCTTTTCACGAATATTTTGTATCATAAAATATGATAACACTTGCAGCACCATTTCCAAAAAAATGGACATTATTG includes these proteins:
- a CDS encoding ribbon-helix-helix domain-containing protein, translated to MGRISAVISDELEKSLRFKTLERFGGKKGDLSRAVEEAITKWVDKEE
- a CDS encoding universal stress protein, which codes for MSGFDKILVPVDGSEHSLRALEKAIQIAKKFDGKITLINVYSASSFKVTPSQVFDYVNEIRKISEVILAQGKKRAIAEGLQVETVQKEGHIVEEIIKMAKENNFDLIVMGARGISKIKEILLGSVSHGVTLHAPIPILIIR
- a CDS encoding sodium:calcium antiporter — protein: MLILIVALFALNQTSNLTIKHSVKIAGATGLGKATVGFVLVAFSTSLPELFVAIFAIMEPENVGISIGNVLGSNIANIGLVLGTIFVLIAVKYSDNAKFLPAMVKEETRELHFALLVASVIPLALLYIGSASQLIGISLLLIFSYNIYRISKTRTTIPGPPLEGEKNKIKKYILMAVLGSAGVVASSYFIVETGSYLATSIGVPKVIIGATIVAIGTSLPELVTSIDAIKKGHADLALGNIVGSCFMNITLILGVTLVAAPFSVEIAIFTNLIIFSLVANVFLSYFLSNEKIGWKEGAVLLFIYSMFLLTSINAS